The following coding sequences are from one Microtus pennsylvanicus isolate mMicPen1 chromosome 1, mMicPen1.hap1, whole genome shotgun sequence window:
- the C1H12orf43 gene encoding protein CUSTOS isoform X1 has product MVAPNGAMSDSETCSSSNSDAEELERCREAAMPAWGLEQRPQWTEKPRTDAAGKQVPASKPSHRREVNKHDEDGNELQTTPEFRAFVAKKLGAMLDSSIAVSEVWKKPCKAEVQPVAEAEDGFRLFFTSIPGGHKKEAPPKPCRKRQPPSSSSDDSDEEWQRCREAAVSASDILQESAVHCAAEVEKEAERKKLKKKAKKKADIDLTGATGLKQEKEAGTVNGDPASLGTKKKKKKKKAKKAREASLRPPAECAAAGPAD; this is encoded by the exons ATGGTGGCGCCCAACGGTGCCATGAGCGATTCTGAGACCTGCAGCAGTAGCAACAGCGATGCAGAGGAGTTGGAGCGATGCCGCGAGGCAGCGATGCCCGCCTGGGGGCTGGAGCAGCGCCCGCAATGGACAGAAAAACCTAGAACCG ATGCTGCAGGTAAACAGGTGCCGGCGTCCAAGCCAAGCCACAG GCGCGAGGTGAACAAGCATGACGAAGATGGCAATGAGCTTCAGACCACACCTGAGTTCCGAGCCTTTGTGGCCAAGAAGCTGGGAGCCATGCTGGACAG CTCCATCGCTGTCTCAGAAGTGTGGAAGAAGCCATGCAAGGCAGAGGTGCAGCCCGTGGCAGAGGCGGAGGACG GCTTCCGCCTTTTCTTCACATCTATCCCCGGAGGCCACAAGAAGGAAGCTCCTCCGAAACCCTGCCGAAAACGCCAGCCCCCCAGCTCCAG CAGTGACGACAGTGACGAGGAGTGGCAGCGGTGCCGGGAGGCAGCTGTGTCTGCTTCGGACATTCTCCAGGAGTCAGCCGTACACTGTGCTGCTGAGGTGGAGAAGGAGGCggagagaaagaaattgaaaaagaaagccaagaagaaGGCTGACATTGACTTAACCGGAGCCACAGGCCTGAAACAGGAAAAGGAGGCAGGCACCGTCAATGGGGACCCAGCATCACTTGggaccaaaaagaagaaaaagaagaaaaaggccaagaaagCCAGGGAGGCTTCCCTGCGCCCTCCAGCAGAGTGTGCAGCAGCTGGGCCTGCAGACTGA
- the C1H12orf43 gene encoding protein CUSTOS isoform X2, translated as MVAPNGAMSDSETCSSSNSDAEELERCREAAMPAWGLEQRPQWTEKPRTDAAGKQVPASKPSHRREVNKHDEDGNELQTTPEFRAFVAKKLGAMLDSSIAVSEVWKKPCKAEVQPVAEAEDGFRLFFTSIPGGHKKEAPPKPCRKRQPPSSSDDSDEEWQRCREAAVSASDILQESAVHCAAEVEKEAERKKLKKKAKKKADIDLTGATGLKQEKEAGTVNGDPASLGTKKKKKKKKAKKAREASLRPPAECAAAGPAD; from the exons ATGGTGGCGCCCAACGGTGCCATGAGCGATTCTGAGACCTGCAGCAGTAGCAACAGCGATGCAGAGGAGTTGGAGCGATGCCGCGAGGCAGCGATGCCCGCCTGGGGGCTGGAGCAGCGCCCGCAATGGACAGAAAAACCTAGAACCG ATGCTGCAGGTAAACAGGTGCCGGCGTCCAAGCCAAGCCACAG GCGCGAGGTGAACAAGCATGACGAAGATGGCAATGAGCTTCAGACCACACCTGAGTTCCGAGCCTTTGTGGCCAAGAAGCTGGGAGCCATGCTGGACAG CTCCATCGCTGTCTCAGAAGTGTGGAAGAAGCCATGCAAGGCAGAGGTGCAGCCCGTGGCAGAGGCGGAGGACG GCTTCCGCCTTTTCTTCACATCTATCCCCGGAGGCCACAAGAAGGAAGCTCCTCCGAAACCCTGCCGAAAACGCCAGCCCCCCAGCTCCAG TGACGACAGTGACGAGGAGTGGCAGCGGTGCCGGGAGGCAGCTGTGTCTGCTTCGGACATTCTCCAGGAGTCAGCCGTACACTGTGCTGCTGAGGTGGAGAAGGAGGCggagagaaagaaattgaaaaagaaagccaagaagaaGGCTGACATTGACTTAACCGGAGCCACAGGCCTGAAACAGGAAAAGGAGGCAGGCACCGTCAATGGGGACCCAGCATCACTTGggaccaaaaagaagaaaaagaagaaaaaggccaagaaagCCAGGGAGGCTTCCCTGCGCCCTCCAGCAGAGTGTGCAGCAGCTGGGCCTGCAGACTGA